From one Rattus norvegicus strain BN/NHsdMcwi chromosome 7, GRCr8, whole genome shotgun sequence genomic stretch:
- the Esyt1 gene encoding extended synaptotagmin-1 — MERSPEEGAGPEPSGQSPATDSTRERDGGSGVPPAGPGAASEALAVLTSFGRRLLVLVPVYLAGAAGLSVGFVLFGLALYLGWRRVRDGKERSLRAARQLLDDEERITAETLYMSHRELPAWVSFPDVEKAEWLNKIVVQVWPFLGQYMEKLLAETVAPAVRGANPHLQTFTFTRVELGEKPVRIIGVKVHPSQRKDQILLDLNVSYVGDLQIDVEVKKYFCKAGVKGMQLHGVLRVILEPLIGDLPIVGAVSMFFIKRPTLDINWTGMTNLLDIPGLSSLSDTMIMDSIAAFLVLPNRLLVPLVPDLQDVAQLRSPLPRGIIRIHLLAARGLSSKDKYVKGLIEGKSDPYALVRVGTQTFCSRVIDEELNPRWGETYEVIVHEVPGQEIEVEVFDKDPDKDDFLGRMKLDVGKVLQAGVLDNWYPLQGGQGQVHLRLEWLSLLPDAEKLDQVLQWNRGITSRPEPPSAAILVVYLDRAQDLPLKKGNKEPNPMVQLSVQDVTQESKATYSTNCPVWEEAFRFFLQDPRSQELDVQVKDDSRALTLGALTLPLARLLTASELTLDQWFQLSSSGPNSRLYMKLVMRILYLDSSEMRLPTEPGAQDWDSESPETGSSVDAPPRPYHTTPNSHFGTENVLRIHVLEAQDLIAKDRFLGGLVKGKSDPYVKLKVAGRSLRTHVVREDLNPRWNEVFEVIVTSIPGQELDIEVFDKDLDKDDFLGRYKVGLTTVLNSGFLDEWLTLEDVPSGRLHLRLERLSPRPTAAELEEVLQVNSLIQTQKSSELAAALLSVYLERSEDLPLRKGTKPPSPYAILTVGETSHKTKTVSQTSAPIWEESASFLIRKPHAESLELQVRGEGTGTLGSISLPLSELLQEEQLCLDRWFALSGQGQVLMRVQLGILVSQHSGVEAHSHSSSSLNEEPEVLGDPTHTASPVLEVRHRLTHGDSPSEALIGPLGQVKLTVWYHSDEQKLISIIHSCRALRQNGRDLPDPYVSVLLLPDKNRGTKRKTSQKKRTLNPEFNERFEWDLPLDGTLRRKLDVSVKSNSSFMSRERELLGKVQLDLAEIDLSQGAAQWYDLIDDRDKGGS, encoded by the exons ATGGAGCGCTCCCCTGAAGAGGGCGCCGGCCCCGAGCCCTCAGGGCAGTCCCCGGCCACGGACTCCACGCGGGAGCGGGACGGGGGCTCTGGGGTCCCACCTGCCGGCCCAGGTGCGGCGAGCGAGGCCCTGGCGGTGCTGACTTCCTTCGGACGCCGCTTGTTGGTGCTGGTGCCGGTGTACCTGGCAGGGGCAGCGGGTCTTAGCGTGGGTTTCGTGCTTTTCGGCCTCGCCCTCTACCTGGGCTGGCGCCGGGTCCGCGACGGGAAAGAACGGAGCCTGAGGGCAGCGAGGCAGCTGCTGGATGACGAGGAGCGGATCACGGCAGAAACGCTTTATATGAGCCATCGGGAACTACCTGCCTGG GTCAGCTTCCCAGATGTGGAAAAGGCGGAGTGGCTGAATAAG attGTGGTGCAGGTATGGCCCTTCCTAGGCCAATATATGGAGAAGCTTCTGGCTGAAACGGTAGCCCCAGCTGTCCGGGGAGCTAACCCCCATCTGCAAACTTTCACATTTACTCGTGTGGAGCTGGGTGAAAAG CCAGTAAGAATCATCGGAGTCAAGGTTCACCCTAGTCAGAGAAAAGATCAGATTCTACTGGACTTGAATGTCAG CTACGTGGGGGACCTACAGATTGATGTGGAAGTTAAAAAATACTTCTGCAAAGCCGGAGTCAAGGGCATGCAG CTCCACGGTGTCTTGCGGGTGATTCTTGAGCCGCTCATAGGGGACCTTCCTATCGTGGGGGCAGTGTCCATGTTCTTCATCAAACGCCCG ACACTTGACATCAACTGGACAGGGATGACCAACCTGCTGGATATCCCAGGACTTAG CTCACTCTCTGACACGATGATCATGGACTCCATTGCTGCCTTCCTTGTGCTCCCTAACCGACTGTTGGTGCCCCTTGTGCCTGACCTTCAAGATGTGGCCCAGCTGCGGTCCCCACTACCCAGG GGCATTATCCGGATTCACCTGCTGGCAGCCCGAGGTCTGAGTTCCAAGGACAAGTATGTGAAAGGCCTGATTGAGGGCAAATCGGATCCCTATGCGCTTGTTCGAGTGGGCACCCAGACATTCTGCAGCCGCGTCATAGATGAGGAGCTCAACCCTCGCTGGGGAGAGACGTATGAG GTGATAGTCCatgaagttccaggacaggagaTCGAGGTGGAGGTATTTGACAAGGATCCAGATAAAGATGACTTTCTGGGAAG AATGAAGCTGGACGTAGGGAAGGTATTACAGGCTGGAGTCCTGGATAAT TGGTACCCTCTACAAGGTGGGCAAGGCCAAGTTCACTTGAGGTTAGAATGGCTATCACTTCTACCAGATGCAGAAAAGCTGGATCAG GTTCTACAGTGGAATCGAGGCATCACTTCTCGGCCAGAGCCCCCGTCAGCTGCCATCCTTGTTGTCTACTTGGATCGAGCCCAGGATCTTCCT CTGAAGAAAGGCAACAAGGAACCCAATCCCATGGTGCAACTGTCAGTTCAGGATGTGACCCAGGAGAGCAAG GCTACCTACAGCACCAACTGCCCAGTGTGGGAGGAGGCTTTCCGATTCTTCCTGCAAGACCCTCGAAGCCAGGAGCTTGATGTGCAG GTGAAGGACGACTCCAGGGCCCTGACTTTAGGGGCCCTGACCCTCCCCCTTGCTCGCCTGTTGACTGCCTCTGAACTCACCCTGGACCAGTGGTTCCAGCTCAGCAGCTCAGGCCCAAACTCCAGGCTCTACATGAAACTGGTCATGCGG ATCCTGTACTTAGATTCCTCAGAAATGCGCTTGCCCACTGAGCCTGGTGCCCAGGACTGGGACAGTGAGAGTCCAGAGACAGGCAGCAGTGTGGATGCCCCACCTCGGCCCTACCACACGACTCCTAACAGCCACTTTGGGACTGAG AATGTTCTTCGGATCCATGTATTAGAAGCCCAGGACCTAATTGCCAAAGACCGTTTCTTGGGGGGGCTGGTTAAGGGCAAATCAGACCCCTACGTCAAACTGAAGGTGGCAGGAAGAAGTCTCCGGACCCACGTTGTTCGGGAGGATCTCAATCCCCGCTGGAATGAGGTTTTTGAG GTGATTGTCACATCAATCCCTGGCCAAGAGCTTgacattgaggtctttgataaGGACTTGGACAAGGATGACTTTTTGGGCAG GTATAAAGTGGGTCTCACCACAGTGCTCAACagtggctttcttgatgag TGGCTGACCCTGGAGGATGTCCCATCTGGGCGCCTGCACTTGCGCCTGGAGCGTCTGAGCCCCAGACCGACTGCTGCTGAGTTAGAGGAG GTGCTGCAGGTGAACAGCCTGATCCAGACCCAGAAGAGCTCAGAGCTGGCGGCAGCCCTGCTGTCTGTCTACTTGGAGCGCTCAGAAGATCTGCCG CTCCGAAAAGGAACCAAGCCTCCCAGTCCTTATGCTATTCTAACCGTGGGAGAGACATCCCATAAAACTAAG ACTGTCTCCCAGACTTCAGCCCCCATCTGGGAGGAGAGTGCCTCCTTTCTCATCAGGAAGCCACAtgctgagagcctggagctgCAG GTTCGGGGTGAAGGGACAGGCACCTTGGGCTCCATATCCCTGCCTCTCTCTGAGCTCCTCCAGGAAGAGCAACTCTGCCTGGACCGCTGGTTTGCACTCAGCGGTCAGGGTCAGGTGCTAATGAGAGTGCAGCTAGGG ATCCTggtatcccagcattcaggagtggAAGCCCACAGCCACAGCTCCTCCTCTCTCAATGAAGAGCCTGAGGTTTTAGGGGACCCCACTCACACCGCCTCCCCAGTCTTAGAGGTCAGGCATCGCCTGACACATGGTGACAG TCCCTCTGAGGCTTTGATTGGGCCCCTGGGCCAGGTGAAGCTGACAGTGTGGTACCACAGTGACGAACAGAAGCTGATCAGTATTATTCATAGCTGCCG GGCCCTTCGACAAAATGGACGTGATCTCCCAGACCCCTATGTGTCAGTGTTGCTGCTCCCAGACAAGAACCGAGGCACCAAGAGGAAGACCTCACAGAAGAAGAGGACCCTCAATCCTGAGTTCAATGAGCG GTTTGAATGGGACCTGCCCCTGGATGGGACTCTTAGGAGGAAGCTCGATGTCTCTGTGAAGTCAAACTCCTCCTTCATGTCAAGAGAGCGTGAGCTTCTGGGGAAG GTGCAGCTGGATCTAGCAGAGATAGACCTTTCCCAGGGTGCAGCCCAGTG GTACGACCTGATAGATGACAGAGACAAGGGCGGTTCCTAA
- the Esyt1 gene encoding extended synaptotagmin-1 isoform X1 encodes MERSPEEGAGPEPSGQSPATDSTRERDGGSGVPPAGPGAASEALAVLTSFGRRLLVLVPVYLAGAAGLSVGFVLFGLALYLGWRRVRDGKERSLRAARQLLDDEERITAETLYMSHRELPAWVSFPDVEKAEWLNKIVVQVWPFLGQYMEKLLAETVAPAVRGANPHLQTFTFTRVELGEKPVRIIGVKVHPSQRKDQILLDLNVSYVGDLQIDVEVKKYFCKAGVKGMQLHGVLRVILEPLIGDLPIVGAVSMFFIKRPTLDINWTGMTNLLDIPGLSSLSDTMIMDSIAAFLVLPNRLLVPLVPDLQDVAQLRSPLPRGIIRIHLLAARGLSSKDKYVKGLIEGKSDPYALVRVGTQTFCSRVIDEELNPRWGETYEVIVHEVPGQEIEVEVFDKDPDKDDFLGRMKLDVGKVLQAGVLDNWYPLQGGQGQVHLRLEWLSLLPDAEKLDQVLQWNRGITSRPEPPSAAILVVYLDRAQDLPLKKGNKEPNPMVQLSVQDVTQESKATYSTNCPVWEEAFRFFLQDPRSQELDVQVKDDSRALTLGALTLPLARLLTASELTLDQWFQLSSSGPNSRLYMKLVMRILYLDSSEMRLPTEPGAQDWDSESPETGSSVDAPPRPYHTTPNSHFGTENVLRIHVLEAQDLIAKDRFLGGLVKGKSDPYVKLKVAGRSLRTHVVREDLNPRWNEVFEVIVTSIPGQELDIEVFDKDLDKDDFLGRYKVGLTTVLNSGFLDEWLTLEDVPSGRLHLRLERLSPRPTAAELEEVLQVNSLIQTQKSSELAAALLSVYLERSEDLPLRKGTKPPSPYAILTVGETSHKTKTVSQTSAPIWEESASFLIRKPHAESLELQKLVHRVGEMAQRLRALTALPEDLSSIPSNHMVAHNHL; translated from the exons ATGGAGCGCTCCCCTGAAGAGGGCGCCGGCCCCGAGCCCTCAGGGCAGTCCCCGGCCACGGACTCCACGCGGGAGCGGGACGGGGGCTCTGGGGTCCCACCTGCCGGCCCAGGTGCGGCGAGCGAGGCCCTGGCGGTGCTGACTTCCTTCGGACGCCGCTTGTTGGTGCTGGTGCCGGTGTACCTGGCAGGGGCAGCGGGTCTTAGCGTGGGTTTCGTGCTTTTCGGCCTCGCCCTCTACCTGGGCTGGCGCCGGGTCCGCGACGGGAAAGAACGGAGCCTGAGGGCAGCGAGGCAGCTGCTGGATGACGAGGAGCGGATCACGGCAGAAACGCTTTATATGAGCCATCGGGAACTACCTGCCTGG GTCAGCTTCCCAGATGTGGAAAAGGCGGAGTGGCTGAATAAG attGTGGTGCAGGTATGGCCCTTCCTAGGCCAATATATGGAGAAGCTTCTGGCTGAAACGGTAGCCCCAGCTGTCCGGGGAGCTAACCCCCATCTGCAAACTTTCACATTTACTCGTGTGGAGCTGGGTGAAAAG CCAGTAAGAATCATCGGAGTCAAGGTTCACCCTAGTCAGAGAAAAGATCAGATTCTACTGGACTTGAATGTCAG CTACGTGGGGGACCTACAGATTGATGTGGAAGTTAAAAAATACTTCTGCAAAGCCGGAGTCAAGGGCATGCAG CTCCACGGTGTCTTGCGGGTGATTCTTGAGCCGCTCATAGGGGACCTTCCTATCGTGGGGGCAGTGTCCATGTTCTTCATCAAACGCCCG ACACTTGACATCAACTGGACAGGGATGACCAACCTGCTGGATATCCCAGGACTTAG CTCACTCTCTGACACGATGATCATGGACTCCATTGCTGCCTTCCTTGTGCTCCCTAACCGACTGTTGGTGCCCCTTGTGCCTGACCTTCAAGATGTGGCCCAGCTGCGGTCCCCACTACCCAGG GGCATTATCCGGATTCACCTGCTGGCAGCCCGAGGTCTGAGTTCCAAGGACAAGTATGTGAAAGGCCTGATTGAGGGCAAATCGGATCCCTATGCGCTTGTTCGAGTGGGCACCCAGACATTCTGCAGCCGCGTCATAGATGAGGAGCTCAACCCTCGCTGGGGAGAGACGTATGAG GTGATAGTCCatgaagttccaggacaggagaTCGAGGTGGAGGTATTTGACAAGGATCCAGATAAAGATGACTTTCTGGGAAG AATGAAGCTGGACGTAGGGAAGGTATTACAGGCTGGAGTCCTGGATAAT TGGTACCCTCTACAAGGTGGGCAAGGCCAAGTTCACTTGAGGTTAGAATGGCTATCACTTCTACCAGATGCAGAAAAGCTGGATCAG GTTCTACAGTGGAATCGAGGCATCACTTCTCGGCCAGAGCCCCCGTCAGCTGCCATCCTTGTTGTCTACTTGGATCGAGCCCAGGATCTTCCT CTGAAGAAAGGCAACAAGGAACCCAATCCCATGGTGCAACTGTCAGTTCAGGATGTGACCCAGGAGAGCAAG GCTACCTACAGCACCAACTGCCCAGTGTGGGAGGAGGCTTTCCGATTCTTCCTGCAAGACCCTCGAAGCCAGGAGCTTGATGTGCAG GTGAAGGACGACTCCAGGGCCCTGACTTTAGGGGCCCTGACCCTCCCCCTTGCTCGCCTGTTGACTGCCTCTGAACTCACCCTGGACCAGTGGTTCCAGCTCAGCAGCTCAGGCCCAAACTCCAGGCTCTACATGAAACTGGTCATGCGG ATCCTGTACTTAGATTCCTCAGAAATGCGCTTGCCCACTGAGCCTGGTGCCCAGGACTGGGACAGTGAGAGTCCAGAGACAGGCAGCAGTGTGGATGCCCCACCTCGGCCCTACCACACGACTCCTAACAGCCACTTTGGGACTGAG AATGTTCTTCGGATCCATGTATTAGAAGCCCAGGACCTAATTGCCAAAGACCGTTTCTTGGGGGGGCTGGTTAAGGGCAAATCAGACCCCTACGTCAAACTGAAGGTGGCAGGAAGAAGTCTCCGGACCCACGTTGTTCGGGAGGATCTCAATCCCCGCTGGAATGAGGTTTTTGAG GTGATTGTCACATCAATCCCTGGCCAAGAGCTTgacattgaggtctttgataaGGACTTGGACAAGGATGACTTTTTGGGCAG GTATAAAGTGGGTCTCACCACAGTGCTCAACagtggctttcttgatgag TGGCTGACCCTGGAGGATGTCCCATCTGGGCGCCTGCACTTGCGCCTGGAGCGTCTGAGCCCCAGACCGACTGCTGCTGAGTTAGAGGAG GTGCTGCAGGTGAACAGCCTGATCCAGACCCAGAAGAGCTCAGAGCTGGCGGCAGCCCTGCTGTCTGTCTACTTGGAGCGCTCAGAAGATCTGCCG CTCCGAAAAGGAACCAAGCCTCCCAGTCCTTATGCTATTCTAACCGTGGGAGAGACATCCCATAAAACTAAG ACTGTCTCCCAGACTTCAGCCCCCATCTGGGAGGAGAGTGCCTCCTTTCTCATCAGGAAGCCACAtgctgagagcctggagctgCAG aAATTAGTGCatcgggttggagagatggctcagaggttaagagcactgactgctcttccagaggacctgagttcaattcccagcaaccacatggtggctcacaaccatctgtaa